From a single Brassica napus cultivar Da-Ae chromosome C9, Da-Ae, whole genome shotgun sequence genomic region:
- the LOC106390273 gene encoding serine/threonine-protein kinase BSK7, which produces MGCEISKLCSFCCLSEPPESNRGLTALGVDDRIGEGNDLPQFREFSIETLRNATSGFATENIVSEHGEKAPNVVYKGKLDNQRRIAVKRFNRKAWPDSRQFLEEAKAVGQLRNYRMANLLGCCYEGEERLLVAEFMPNETLAKHLFHWESQPMKWAMRLRVALHIAQALEYCTGKGRALYHDLNAYRVLFDDDSNPRLSCFGLMKNSRDGKSYSTNLAFTPPEYLRTGRVTPESVMYSYGTLLLDLLSGKHIPPSHALDLIRDRNIQMLIDSCLEGQFSSDDGTELVRLASRCLQYEPRERPNPKSLVTAMIPLQKDLETPSHQLMGIPSSASTTPLSPLGEACLRTDLTAIHEIVEKLGYKDDEGAATELSFQMWTNQMQDSLNFKKKGDVAFRHKDFANAAECYSQFIEGGTMVSPTVYARRSLCHLMNDKPQEALNDAMQAQVISPAWHIASYLQAVALSALGQENEAHAALKDGSMLESKRNAL; this is translated from the exons ATGGGTTGTGAAATTTCCAAGCTATGTTCGTTCTGTTGCCTTTCAGAGCCACCTGAATCCAATCGTGGACTCACAGCCTTAG gTGTTGATGATAGGATTGGTGAAGGGAATGATCTGCCTCAGTTTCGTGAGTTCTCCATCGAGACGCTAAGGAACGCTACATCAGGCTTTGCTACAGAGAATATAGTGTCAGAGCATGGAGAGAAAGCTCCCAACGTTGTGTACAAAGGGAAGCTTGATAACCAAAGACGTATTGCCGTCAAGAGGTTTAACAGGAAAGCTTGGCCTGATTCTCGTCAGTTCCTG GAGGAAGCTAAAGCTGTTGGGCAGTTAAGGAATTATAGGATGGCGAATCTGCTTGGATGTTGCTATGAAGGTGAAGAGAGACTTCTTGTTGCTGAGTTTATGCCTAATGAAACCTTGGCTAAGCATCTTTTCCACT GGGAGTCACAACCGATGAAGTGGGCAATGAGACTAAGAGTAGCTTTACATATTGCTCAAGCTTTGGAATATTGTACCGGCAAAGGGCGTGCACTCTACCATGACCTTAATGCTTATAGAGTTCTCTTTGATGAT GACTCGAATCCAAGGCTTTCTTGCTTTGGTCTGATGAAAAACAGTAGAGATGGTAAGAGTTATAGTACCAATCTGGCTTTCACTCCTCCTGAGTATCTCAGAAcag GTCGCGTGACACCAGAAAGTGTGATGTACAGTTATGGAACTCTGTTGCTTGATCTTCTTAGTGGAAAACATATTCCTCCTAGCCAT GCGCTGGACCTCATACGGGACAGGAACATTCAGATGTTGATCGATTCATGTTTGGAGGGTCAATTTTCAAGTGATGACGGGACTGAACTGGTACGGTTAGCTTCTAGATGCTTGCAGTATGAGCCTCGAGAACGGCCTAACCCTAAATCTCTAGTCACTGCAATGATTCCTCTCCAGAAGGACCTTGAG ACTCCTTCACATCAACTGATGGGAATACCAAGCAGTGCCTCAACAACCCCTCTTTCACCACTTGGAGAAGCATGCCTAAGAACTGATCTAACTGCCATACATGAGATTGTTGAGAAACTTGGATATAAAGATGATGAGGGAGCAGCCACAGAG CTTTCGTTCCAGATGTGGACCAACCAGATGCAAGACTCGCTGAACTTCAAGAAAAAGGGTGATGTTGCTTTCAGACACAAAGACTTTGCAAATGCTGCCGAATGCTATTCTCAG TTTATTGAGGGTGGGACAATGGTTTCTCCAACTGTGTATGCAAGGAGAAGTCTGTGTCACCTGATGAATGATAAGCCCCAAGAGGCATTGAATGATGCAATGCAAGCCCAAGTGATATCTCCTGCTTGGCATATCGCATCTTATCTTCAAGCTGTAGCTCTCTCAGCTCTAGGACAAGAGAACGAAGCTCACGCTGCTCTTAAAGACGGATCAATGCTCGAAAGCAAAAGAAACGCTCTATGA